In Nicotiana tabacum cultivar K326 chromosome 21, ASM71507v2, whole genome shotgun sequence, one DNA window encodes the following:
- the LOC107804791 gene encoding beta-amyrin 28-monooxygenase-like, which translates to MEVFYLYLFCLFTLFMSLALYFIFYKRNSSSLIGTLPPGKTGWPFIGESFEFLSTGWKGHPEKFIFDRMSKYSSSVFKTHLLGEKAAVFCGPTCNKFLFSNENKLVQAWWPDSVNKVFPSSTQTSSKEEAIKMRKMLPNFFKPEALQRYVGIMDHITQRHFASSWENKSQIEVFPLAKRYTFWLACRLFVSVENPNHVAKFADPFNVLASGLISIPIDLPGTPFNRAIKASNLIRKELLLIIKQRKVDLALGKASPTQDILSHMLLTSDENGKFMNELDIADKILGLLIGGHDTASSACTFIVKYLAELPEIYEGVYKEQMEIAKSKAAGELLRWDDIQKMKYSWNVACEVLRLASPLQGAFREAINDFMFNGFYIPKGWKLYWSANSTHKNPEYFPEPQKFDPSRFEGSGPSPYTFVPFGGGPRMCPGKEYARLEILVFMHHLVKRFKWEKVIPNEKIVVDPMPIPAKGLPVRLYPHQV; encoded by the exons ATGGAGGTCTTCTATCTCTATCTCTTTTGCCTTTTCACTCTCTTTATGTCGCTCGCCCTTTATTTCATCTTTTACAAGCGAAACTCCAGCAGCTTAATCGGAACCCTACCTCCGGGCAAAACCGGATGGCCGTTCATCGGAGAAAGCTTCGAGTTTCTCTCAACAGGTTGGAAAGGTCACCCTGAAAAATTCATATTTGATAGAATGTCTAAGTATTCGTCTAGTGTCTTTAAAACTCATCTTTTAGGTGAAAAAGCAGCAGTCTTTTGTGGTCCAACGTGCAATAAATTCTTGttttctaatgaaaataaacttGTACAAGCTTGGTGGCCAGATTCTGTAAACAAAGTATTCCCATCTTCAACTCAAACTTCATCAAAAGAAGAAGCaattaaaatgagaaaaatgcTTCCAAATTTCTTCAAGCCAGAGGCATTACAACGTTATGTTGGTATCATGGATCATATCACGCAACGCCATTTTGCTTCGAGTTGGGAAAATAAGAGCCAAATCGAAGTTTTCCCACTAGCAAAACGTTACACCTTTTGGCTAGCCTGTCGATTATTTGTAAGCGTGGAAAATCCTAACCATGTCGCGAAATTTGCTGATCCTTTTAATGTTTTAGCTTCTGGATTGATTTCTATCCCTATAGATTTGCCTGGAACGCCATTTAATCGCGCGATTAAGGCCTCGAATCTAATTAGGAAGGAGCTTTTGTTAATTATTAAGCAAAGGAAAGTTGATTTGGCTTTAGGGAAAGCATCACCAACACAAGATATATTGTCACATATGCTTTTGACAAGTGATGAAAATGGGAAATTCATGAATGAATTGGATATTGCTGATAAGATTTTAGGATTATTGATTGGTGGACATGATACTGCTAGTTCTGCTTGTACATTCATTGTGAAGTATCTTGCTGAACTTCCTGAGATCTATGAAGGAGTTTACAAAG AACAAATGGAAATTGCAAAGTCAAAAGCAGCTGGTGAGTTATTGAGGTGGGATGATATTCAGAAGATGAAGTATTCTTGGAATGTTGCATGTGAAGTTTTGAGACTTGCCTCACCCCTTCAAGGTGCTTTTAGAGAAGCTATTAATGATTTCATGTTCAATGGTTTCTACATTCCCAAAGGATGGAAG CTATATTGGAGTGCAAACTCAACACACAAAAACCCAGAATATTTCCCAGAGCCACAAAAGTTTGATCCttcaagatttgaaggttcagGACCATCTCCTTACACATTTGTGCCATTTGGAGGAGGGCCAAGAATGTGTCCAGGAAAAGAATATGCAAGACTTGAAATACTTGTTTTTATGCACCATTTAGTGAAAAGGTTTAAGTGGGAAAAAGTTATTCCTAATGAGAAAATTGTTGTTGATCCAATGCCTATTCCTGCTAAAGGACTTCCTGTTAGACTTTATCCTCACCAAGTTTAG